TCATCCGGCGGGCGATCCCCAGGGGGGACTTGCCCAGTCTGTCTTCAAGGGTCGGGTCCGCTCCTCGGGCCAGCAGCAGTGCCGCCGATTTTACGATGTCCGCCCGGGGACCAGCCTTCAGGGCGTAAAACAGGGGGGTCTCGCCCGTCTCGCTCCGCGCGTCGACTGGAGCGCCGTTGTCCAGCAGCACCTCCATAACCCCCGTGAATCCGGCCTTGGCGGCAAAGTGCAGGGCGCTGGCGCCGCGCAGTACCGTGTCGATCCGGGCCCCCTTGTCCAGCAGGGCCTGCACGTACCGGGGATCGTCCCGCTGGCTGTTGTTCCCCGTACATGCCGTCCAGATCCAGTCTCCTTCCGGGTAGTTGACGTCGGCGCCGCGGGCGATAAGCAGGGCCGACTCTTCTTCGTCGAGTACCCATCTGCCGCAGCCGATCCGGGTGGCATCCGCGCCCTGCTCCAGCACCAGCCGAAGCAGACCGGGCCGCCCCCGGCCAGCTGCATAACTGACCAGGGCCGTGCTGTTTACGCCGACGTTGGCGCCCCGGTCGAACAGCATCCTCGCGACCTCTTCGTGTCCGCCGTACACCGCGTGATGTAGCGGCGTAACGGGCAGCAGGTCGCAGGCGGGGTCGTGGGCGTCGACCAGGCCGGGCGCGGCATCCAGCAGTTCGGCTACTCGGTGCCGGTCACCCAGAAAGCAGGCGCTGAAGACATCGTAGACGGCACCCCGCTCCAGCAGGAACGCGGCCGTCTCGTCCTTCTTCTTGCTCCGCGCGGCACAGTGGGCGGTCAACATGACGTCGCTCGAATGGGCCGACGGAAGGTTCACGTCCACCCCCCGGTCGAGCAGCAGGGCCGCTACCTGCGTATGGCCCCTCAATGCCGCCTCCGCGAGGATGATCGCGCCGTGACGGGGATCGTCCAGCACCGCAGGATCCTCGTCCAGGCATCGCGCAAGGGCTTCCGCCTGCCCCCGGGCCGCCAACCGGGCAGGTTCTCTCCACAGCTTCTCGCGGTGACATCTCATCTCCCACCCGTGCCGGGCGGGTTTCCGCTCGTTGACGAGGCCGTGGGCAAGGGGCCGGAGCACGTGCAGCACTTCGGCAACGAGCGATTCTTCACCGATGTGATCCCGCAGCGAAGCGTTCATGTGCGACAGCCACCGGTCGGCGGATGCCCGGGTGATGTGTATGTGACCGTGCCGGTTTTTTATTCCGCCGTAGGCGTGGTGCCGCGTGTAGTCCGGTTCGCCGCCCATCCACTCCTCCATGAACGCCTTCTGCTTCATGCGTTCGGGAGCCAGCGTACGGGTGAACATGGGACGCAGTTCGGCGTCCTTTTCGATCCGGTCGTACAGGCCGTCGATGACGTCCGCGACCACGGATCGGCCGCCGATCCGTTCGAACAGGGTCTGATCCGGCCGCAACACGGTGGCGAGCCCGCCCCGGTGGGCCAGCAGGGCTTGAATCCGGGACGAATCGCTGGTTGTTGGTGATGCCGGCATTGCACCATCCTCGGGCCATGGAATCCGGCCGTACGTGACTGGAGATTCTCGCAACGTCGGAATGTGGGACCTGGAGATTCCTTAGCGATTGGGATTCTGGATCTGGTGCAAAGTAGCCGCCGGCAAGCTTTCCGATCAAGGGGTTTCATCGCCTTGCGACCCGCAATTGTGCGTTGACGACGGCACAGGCGCATGTTATATAGAAACGGGCGCATCCACGGACCGGTCGCGGTTTTGCGGAATGCGCTTTATCCTTTTGGATGCCTTTTCCGGGGATACCCAGATGGAAACCACACCCTCGACGGTTGAACGGAAATTCGAGTCGGCCCTCGCGTCTTTCGTGAGCAAGGCGCGGGAAGACCGGCACATCCTGGCGGCGATTCTCTTCGGCAGCCTATCCGCCGACCGGGTATGGGAGAAATCCGATATCGACCTGATCGTCGTCACCCGGGACGACAAGGACCTGTTCCGTCGGGATAGCAGGGATGACGACGAGGTGTCCGAAGGCGCCGCGCTCCTGGAGAACGACGTGTATATCCACGTGTTCATGCAGCCGCGCTCGGCGTTCAGGAAGATGATCGAAGGTGGACTGCAAAGCTCGTTCATGCACTCGGCCCTGGCCAGAAGCCGCCTGCTCTTCACCCACGACGAGACGATCCGCGAACTGTACGACGGCATTCAGGCGTTGCATGCGAGAGACCGACAGGTCCAGCTCATGCACGCGGCATCGCACGTGATACCCACCCTGTACAAGGCGGAGAAATGGTTTCACGTCCGGCACGATCTGCACTATGCGTTTCTCTATATCATGTTGTGCGTGAGCAGTCTCGCGAAGATCGAGGTTTTCATGCACGGCCAGCTTGCCGGTCGCGAAGTCATCCAGCAGGCAATGGAACTCAATCCGGGGTTTTTCAAGACGGTGTATTCGGACCTGATCGACCAGCCGAAGACCGAGGTGCTGGTGGGTGAAGCGCTCGGACTGATCGATGCCTATCTCGTGGAACGGCTGCCGTCCCTGTTCCAGCCCATTCTCGATTACCTCGCAGAGGAAGGATCGGCCCGGTCGGTCACGGAGATCGAGACTTATTTCGACAACCAGATGAATCTCAGGGGCGTTACGACCGTGTGTGAATGGCTCGCGGACAAGGACGTCATTTCCCGGGTATCCAGTCCGCTGCGGCTTACTTTGAAGAGCAACGTAGAGTACGAGGAACTCGGGTTCTACTACTACCGCGGGTGATTTTATGCTGCCGTGGGCGAACAGCCGCACGGTGACGCTGGAGCATGGCATGTCTGAAATCCCGGTCCGGCCGCGAACATCCGCCGGACCCCGCACGACGATCCTGGTCCAGGGCGCCCGGGAGCATAACCTCCGGGACATCACCGTAGAACTGCCGCGCAACCGGTTGATCGTAGTAACGGGGCTTTCCGGATCGGGGAAATCGTCCCTGGCCTTCGATACCATCTACGCGGAAGGCCAGCGGCGATACATGGAGTCGCTTTCCTCCTATGCCCGCCGGTTCATCCAGCAGGTGGGCAAGCCGGACGTGGATTATCTCTTCGGTCTTTCTCCCGTCATTTCCATCGAGCAGAAGACCGTCGCGCGCAACCCGCGCTCCACCGTGGGCACCATGACCGATGTCAGCAGTTACCTGAACCTGCTGTTCGCCACGATCAGCCGCGCCGGTTGTCCCTATTGCGGCCGCGACCTTCCGATCAAGACCGCCGTGCAGATCCTCGACGAGTTGCTGTCGCTGCCCGAAGGCACCGAAGTGGAACTGCGCGCGCCGGTATCCCGGATCTATGGCGAGGACCTCGACTTTCTCTTCGCGGAAATCCGGAAGAAGGGGTACCGCCGCATGGTGATCAACGATACGACCGTGGACATCAGCGGCGAGGTCGATGTCGATGAATCCGGTGACCTGCGCATGGAGGTGATCGTCGACCGGTTCGTCCTGAAGCCCGGCGTAGAGAAACAGCTGGTCAAGGGGATACAGGACGCCCTGGTCGCCGGGGACCAGTTCCTCAGGATCCACGTGGCGGCCTGCGGCAGGAAGCGCGACGCCGAACGGTTTTACGCGTCCTTCGGTTGCCGGGAACATCACATCGCGGTAGGCGACCTGGCGCCGGACTACTTCCAGTTCAACAATCCGACCAGCGCGTGCCGGACCTGTCTCGGACTCGGCACGTACATGGTCGTGCACCGGGACCTGCTGGTACCGGACAAGTCGCTGAGCATCCGGGACGGCTGTTTCGTCAAGGACGCCTTCAATTACAAGCCGGATACCTGGTCCGGGCGGGTCATGTACAGCCTTTCGGTGCACATGGGATTCAGCCTCGATACACCTTTTCGTGCACTACCTACACCTGTCCAGGATGTGCTGTTCGACGGCACGCCGGAGAAATTCCCCCTGCTGGCGCCGCCCGACGCGAAGGAGCCCGATCACAAGCTGCTCGGGAAGCCATGGGGATTCGGCGGGATCGGCAAGGGCATCGAGCGGAACTACAAGCGGTACCGGCAGAAGCAGGTCGCCAGTTCGGGCATGGAAGCCTGGCTCGAAAAGGTCATGGTGGAGCGGGTGTGCCCCGACTGCAAGGGATCCCGGCTCAAGGAAACGCGCCACCTGTTCCGGATCAACGGCCGTACGGTCCACGATTTCGGGGAGGTTAATTTCGACGAACTCCGCGCCGAGTTGGAAGCCATCGAACCCACGGGACGACAGGAACTGGCCGGCCGGCAGGTGATCCGGGAGATTACCGGCCGGCTCGACCTGCTGCTGGGCATCGGCCTGGACTACCTCAACTTCAACCGCCGCGCCGGCACCCTTTCGGGCGGCGAAGCGCAGCGCATCCGGCTTTCCACGCAGATTGGGTCGGGCCTGATGGGCATGTTGTACGTGCTGGACGAACCGAGCATCGGGCTCCATCCCCGCGACAATGTGAAGATGATCCGCACGCTCAGGCAGCTTCGCGATCTCGGCAACACGGTCATCGTGGTGGAACACGACGAGGAGACCATCCGGGCGGCCGACCACATCGTGGAAATGGGGCCGGGACCGGGCGTGCACGGCGGAGAGGTGGTGGTGCAGGGCAATCTCGACGATATCCTGCACTGTGCCGCGTCGCCTACCGGCCAGTATCTCTCGGGCGCGCGGACCATCGAGACCCCGCAGGCACGACGCGGGCCTACCGGAAAGAAACTGCGCATCATGGGCGCGCGGGAGAACAACCTCAACGATATCGACGTCGAGATTCCCCTGGGACAGTTCGTCTGCGTGACCGGTGCATCCGGATCCGGGAAAAGTACACTGATCAACGAAGTGCTGTTCAAGAAGCTGTACAACCAGCTGTACGACAGCCGCGTGCTCGCGGGGGACCACGACCTGCTGGAAGGTGTCGAGCACATCAAGCACGTTATCAACATTGACCAGTCGCCCATCGGCCGGAACGCCCGTTCGAACCCGGCCACCTACATCGGGTTCTACGACCAGATCAGAACGCTCTTTTCGAAAACGGACGAGGCGGTATCGCGCGGATACCGGCCCGGCCGGTTCAGCTTCAACGTGGCCGAGGGACGCTGCGCCGAATGCAACGGAGAGGGCACGATCACCACCCAGCTTTACTTCATGCCGGACGTGGAGGTGCCTTGCGAGGCCTGCAAGGGCGCCCGGTACAACTCGGAAACGCTGGAAGTGACCTACCGGGGCAAGACCATCGCCGACGTGTTGAACATGTCTGTCGAAGAGGGGGTCACCTTCTTCGAGGAAAGGCCTTCCATCGCGAAGAAGATCGGGACGCTGGATCAACTGGGCCTGGGTTACCTCACACTGGGCCAGTCCGCCACCACCCTCTCCGGGGGCGAAGCCCAGCGCATCAAGCTGGCGAGCGAACTGGGGAAGCTTCGACGAGGCAGCCATATCCTGTACATCCTGGACGAACCCACCACCGGGCTGCACCTGGCCGACATTGTCCATCTGCTTTCCAGCCTGAACCGGCTGATTGAAGCCGGACACAGCGTCGTGGTGATCGAGCACCATCTCGACGTGATCAAAACGGCCGACCACATCATCGACCTGGGGCCCGAAGGCGGCCACAGCGGCGGTGAAGTCATCGCCACCGGCACGCCAGAAGAGGTGGCGGGTATCGACGCATCCTACACCGGCCGGTTTCTCCGGGACCATTTGAGCCATGTCCAACGCGCAACCGCATAACAGCGCCGGCGGCGCAGCAGCCGATCCCGCCAAGGCAGCATCCGCTCCCGGCGGGGAGGCCGCCGCACCCGCCAGGGAGACCGCGGCGGATGAGGTGGGGTACCTGCTCCACGTGTTCCATCGGGCGGAGAACGGCCGGGATGTGATCTGCGGGGTCGGAAAACTCCATAACGGCCAGACATTCCAGTTCATGGACGACCGGGTTTCGCCCACGCTCTATGTCCGGGTGTCGGAACAATCGGAGTTCGACGCCCGGCTCCGCTCCGACGGGATTTCCGCCCGGGTGGTCCCATCGGAATACACCACGATGGACGGCGAACCCGTGGCGGGCATCCAGTTCGGGCGCGTGCGCGATCAGCGCAACCTGGTCAAGAGTCTGGAGGTCCAACAGACGCGGACTTACGAAGGCGATATCCCCTTCGCCAGGCAGTACCTGATCGGACGAGGCCTTCGGGGCGGGGTGAGGATCAGTGGCGCCTGGACATCCGGCGACCTGGTCGACCGGGTCTATGCCAACCCCGAACTTGAGCCGGAGTACTGGGAACCCGCTTTCAGCGTGCTGGCCCTGGATATCGAAACGGACCCCGAAGCGACCACCATCTACGCCGTGGGCCTGGTACTGTCGGGTACAGACGGCGGGATGGATTCGGAAGAAATACACATGGTCGGCGAACCGGCCGCCGGGGACCCCTCGCACCTGGTCTGCTGGCCCGACGAGGCGTCGATGCTGCGCGGCCTGTCGTCCCGCGTACTCGAAATGGATCCCGACCTGATCACGGGATGGAACCTGGTCGACTTCGACCTGCAGGTCCTGCAGCGACGCTTCAGGGACCTGAACGTGCCGTTTCAACTGGGGCGGACCGATGACACGTCCTGGTACCGGTCCGGGGAGGTGTGGGGCGGAAGCACCATGGTGATCCACGGCCGGCAGATCCTGGACGCCCTGCACCTGCTTCGCGGCACGCTGCAGCGGTTCGAGGACTACCGGCTGGACACCGTGGCCAACGCCATCCTGGGCAGGGGCAAGCTGCTGGAGGACGATGAGGGTAGTTCGCGGGCGGAAAAGATCACGGAGGTCTATCGCGAGGACCGGGCGACCTTCTGCGCCTACTGTCTCGAGGACGCGAGGCTGGTACTCGACATCCTGGAGGCGGAAGGACTGATCAACCTGACCCTGCGCAGGGGCCTGCTGACGGGCCTGCCGCTGGAACGGGCGTGGGTAAGCGTGGCCGCCTTCGACAACATCTACATCAACGCCCTGCACCAACGGGGCATGGTGGCGCCGACGACCGGCGTGGACCGCACTCCGGGGGCCGGTGCGCCGGGCGGTTTGATCATCCCCGCGAAAGCTGGGCTTTACCGAAACGTCTTCGTCTTCGACTTCAAGAGTCTTTACCCGTCCATCATCCGCACCTTCAACATCGATCCCCTGGCGCATATCGAGGGCCAGGAAGGGGGATTCCTCGAAGCCCCCAATGGCGCGCGGTTTTCCCGTACCCCGGGCATACTGCCTTCCATGCTGGAACAGTTTTTCAAGCGCCGCGAGGAGGCCAGGACTACCGGGGACGAACTCGCATCCTTTACCTACAAGATCGTCATGAATTCCTTCTACGGCGTACTGGCATCCGCTTCCTGCCGCTTCGCCGCGCCTCAACTGGCCGGTGCGATCACGGAATTCGGACACTACATCCTGAAGTGGTGTCGGGATGAGTTGGAGAAAGACGGTTACGAAGTGCTATACGGGGACACGGATTCGGTGTTCGTGGATCTCGACCCGGCGGACAGTTCGGAATCGGACCGGGCTACGGATATGGGGCGGAAGGTATGCGACCGGATCAATGCCCGTTTGGCCGCGCACGTGAGGGAACGGTACGGCGTGGCGTCTTACCTCGAACTGGAACTCGAAAAGTGCTACCACCGGTTCCTGCTGCCTTCCATGCGGGGCGACATCGAGCGCGGCAGGGCCAAGGGTTACGCGGGCCTGCGGCACGAGACCGATGGCGACCGCGTGGAAATCGTGGGCATGGAAGCCGTACGGCGGGACTGGACCGACCTGGCCCACCGGCTGCAGGGCGTGCTGCTCGACCGGGTATTTCACGACGTGCCCGGCGCCGAGATTGAAGAAGAGATCTACCACTGGGTCCAGGAGGTCCGCTCGGGCCGCCGGGACGAATTGCTCGTCTACCGGAAGAACCTGCGCAAGCCTGTCGAATCCTATACCCGTTCGGTGCCTCCCCACGTCAAGGCGGCGCGGCTCATGGACAATCCGACGGGTGTCATCCGGTACGTGATCACCCTTGACGGTCCGCAACCGGAGGGCCGGATCACCGCCCCCATAGACTACGGGCATTACGTCGAGAAGCAAATCCGGCCCATCGTCACGACGGTCGCCCACGCGTACGAACTGGACGTGGAGGCCGCCCTGTCCGGTCGGCTCAGTCTCTTCGGAAATGCCCTGAACACTCCGCAGTACGAATCGGGACGGCCTGAAGTCCCGTCCTAAGCCGAATTCATGGAAAGGATGGATCGTGCAACGGTATAGATCGGTCGAAGATTACCTGGATGGCCACGTGGAATGGCGCTCCCTGCTTGAAAGACTGCGCGCCATCATGAACGCTTGCAAGGTCGAAGAGACCGTCAAGTGGGGTCAGCCCTGCTATACCCATGACGGCAAGAACGTGGTGGGTATCGGGGCGTTCAAGGAGTTCGTGAGCGTCTGGTTCTTCCAGGGCGCGTTGCTGCGCGACGAACACGGCGTCCTGGTCAATGCGCAGGAAGGCCGGACCAGGGCCATGCGGCAATGGCGGTTTCAGGCGGTCGAAGAGATCGACGAACCGATGCTGCGCGCTTACGTGGCCGAGTCCATCGAAAACCAGCGGCAGGGCAAAGCGATCAAGGCGGAAAGGAAAAAGCCGGTGGAGGTTCCGGATGAACTGGCCGGCGCACTGGCGGAAGACCGCGACGCCGGCGATCGGTTCAATACGCTTTCGCCGGGGAAGCAGCGTGAGTACACCGAATACATTGCCGAGGCCAAACGGGCGGAGACCAGGGCCAGGCGCCTCGTTAAAATCCTGCCCATGATCCGGGCCGGCCACGGGCTCAATGACAAGTACAAGAAGTAGCATGAACCGCCAAGTAGCATGAACCACCAAGTAGCATGAACCGCAGCAACACGCACCACAACCAGAGAGGAGCGCGCCATGGCGAACCCCGTCATGCATTTCGAGATCGGATGCAAGAACAGAGAAGAAACCCAGGCCTTCTACGCCGGCCTGTTCGGGTGGAACATGGAGTCCCATGAACATGCCTCCATGATCGACACCGGGGAAGATGTAGGGATCAACGGTCATATTTCCGCCCTCGGTCACGAGCCGCACAACTACACGCTGGTCTATGTGCAGGTCGACGATCTGGACGCATACGTCGCGAAGGCCGAGGCACTGGGTGGAGCCTCCATCGTACCTCCAACCGAAGTACCGGGCATGGGCCACTTCGCGTGGATAGCGGACAACGAGGGAACGTTCGTCGGACTGTGGAAGCCCCTGGAATCGTAACCGTGGCCTATACCGTCGCGGACCGCGGTACGATCATCGACTTCGAGGCCACGCTCGATCGATACCGGCGGTACGGCACCGACCTTGCCAACCGGTTCGAGGCGGGCGTCTTCAGCAAGGTGGTCCGTACAGCCGGGGGACCGTGCCTTCTGTCCCTGTACCGCGTCGAAGACCGGATCGAATTGCGCCTGACGCCCGGGGACGGGGCTGCCCAGGTGGATTCCCCGGAGATCGACACGGCGACCGGCGAGGCGTCCGATACGGCGTCATTCGCGGCGGCCTGTGTGGTGTCCGACGAAGCGCTCGACGAGGCGATCGCGGCAGCCGGGAAGATCCTGGGCCTGTCCTTCCCTCTACAGGCCTTCTACGCGTTCGCGTCCGGGGACCCGGTCCTTGCCACCGCGGTGGAAAACAACCACGGCCTGCGTCCCAATCTGCAGGTCGACCCCTTCGAGATGATCGTGTCCTCGATCACGGCCCAGCAGATCAACCTGGGTTTTGCCTATACCGTTCGGAGCAGGCTCGTAGCCGAATTCGGCGAACCTCATGTGTTCGGCGGCGAAACCCACTATGCCTTTCCAACGCCCAACAGGATGGCCGAAGTGGAGCCCGGCGATCTGTTGCCGCTTCAGTTCTCGAGACAGAAGGAACGGTACATCCTGAACCTGGCGCGGTCCATTCGCGAGGGTGAGATCGATCTGGCCGGGCTGGCGGAGAAGGACGACGCGGCGGTTGAAGGGGAATTGACGGCCCTGGTTGGGATCGGGCGGTGGACGGCGGACTGGTTCCGCGCGCGTTACCTGGGCCGGGGAAACGTCATTGCCGCCGGCGATCTTGCGGTCAAACGGTCCATCGAACGGCACTACTTCGACGGAGAACGCGTTTCCGAGGAACGGATCCGGGATTTCGCGGACCGGTGGGGGGAATACACGAACCTGGCTGTACAGTACCTCCTGGCCGATTACGGTTCCGGCGGGACCTGATCCTCCGCGAAAAAAAATGTCAGTCGGGATCCTGGGCGATGTGCCAGAGCACGCCCGCCGGATCGATCAGGTGGATCTCGCGAAGCCCCCAGGGATAAACGGTGGGCTTCCTGGCGCGGGCTCCCTCGTATCGCGCCACGAGGTCTTTCTCCACGATCAGCTCCCACCAGGCGTCCAGGTCCGACACTTTCAACTGCATCATGAAATTGTCCGCCCAGTCCTTCTGATAGTAGTTCTGGAGCAGGAAGCTGAATCCCTCGATGCGCATCTCCTTCACTTCGTCCGCGGCCCAGGCCACTTCGAATCCGAGGTCCTCGTAGAACCGGGTAGAATCATCGTAGTCTTTTGACGGGACGAAGACCCGGAGCGCGCTTACTTTCAGGTTATGCACGGCAGGTCCCTCCACTTGCGCGAATATCCAGACGAAATTGTAACACCTGGCCCCTTTGATGACACTATGGTAATGGGGAATGGACGGAAGGCGCAAGGCGCCGGTTACCGTTACGACGGTTCGATATGACCAACGACCTCAAACAACACATTCGGGTTTCAGCCGATCGGTCTTTATCTCATGCGGAACGCAGTACCGCTTTCGGCAAGGTGGTGGCCGGTTTCCAGGACATGGCCTTCGGCTACGCACTGGGCCTTCTGGGCGAACGGCACCTGGCGGAAGATGCCGCGCAGGAAGGATTCATCGCTGCATGGCAGCACATCGAGTCGCTTCGCGAGCCGGATTCATTCCCAGCCTGGCTGAGGCGGATCATAAAGTGGCAGTGTTTCCGGTTCAAGAGACGTAACAATCACCGTTTCGTACCCATGGAAGGTGACATCGAGGCGACGGATGAAAGTCCCCTGGACCGGGCAGCACGCAGGGACATGAGCGAAAAAGTCCGCAGCGCGGTGGAAACATTGCCGGAAACACTAAGGGAAGTAACTGTACTGCGGTATATTGGAGACTATTCGGCATCTGAAATCGCAAATTTCATGGGATTGAAAGCGGGAACGGTACGCAAAAGGCTGTTCGAAGCACGGAACAAGCTGAAGCCGAGTCTGCTTCGCACTTTATCAAGCGAACTGAACGGTCACGCGCCGTCTGCAAACGATATCTTCGGAGACCGAGTCATGCATTGGATACGACCCGATTTCACGAGCGAGCAAGGCCATTTCATGGATGGCAACCCGAACAAGGTCTGGGACATGCTGCTGGCCGCGGCGGAAGGGGATCTTGCCGGTATCAGGTCGTTGCTGCGGGAAGACCCCGGCCTGGCCAATTGCAACTGGGCGTATTACCAGCCCCTGCACTTCGCCGTCCGGGAAGGTCACACGGAGGCGGTCCGCCTGTTGCTCGAACACGGTGCGGATCCTTCGTCGGCATCGGGACTCGATTATCACGTGCCGCCGCTCGAACGGGCCAGGGACCGTGGGTACGACGAGATCGCCGGACTCCTGACGGACGCCATCGCTTCCAGGTACAACGCGCCGCCCGTGGGCGAACGTGCCTGCGAAGTGGTCCGTCAAGGCGATCTGGAGGAAGCCCGTGCGTTGTTCGAGGCTTCTCCCGAGTTGATCAACGCCTCGGACGAACGCGGCAACCGTCCCCTCCACGAGGCCGTGGAAGAACACAACCTGGAAATGACGGCTTTGCTGCTGGACATGGGGGCCGAACCGGATCCGGTCAGGTGGGATGGAAGCAAACCGCTGCATGTGGCCGTGTTTCGCGCGCGCAAGTCAAGGGGAGGCCTGAATCCGTTGCTGACCGGATATCTGATCGCAAGAGGAGCGAACTACAGCATGACGGTCGCATGCGCCCTGGGGGACGAACGGCGCGTTGGAGCACTCCTGGCACAAGACCGAAACCTGGCCAACGACCAGGATACCTGTGGACACTCCCCGCTGTTCAGCGCGGCGTCACAGGGATACACCGACATCGTGCAGCTTCTGCTGGACCACGGCGCCGATCCCAACGCACCGGAACACAACGCGCCCAGGGGACACGCGCTGTACGAAGCCGTGGCCGGCAATCACCTGGAAACGGCGAAACTGCTGCTCGCTCACGGCGCCGATCCCAACGCCCCGGTGGAATCCAGCGGTGTGCCCCTTTCACAGGCCCTCGGCCAGGGAAAAAACGAGGAGATGGTAAACCTTCTCTATCAGCACGGGGCTACGGCCGACATCAGCATGTACGTGCTGCTGGACAATATCCCCGTGGTCGGCGAACTCCTCGGCGCGGACCCCGGTCTGGCCAATTACGGCGGCGATTACGGGGTGCTTTGCATGGCGGCCGGCTTCGCGCGCAGGGAGATCATCGAAATGCTACTCCGGGCGGGAGCGGAACTGAACCGGCCCTGGTACGCCAACAACTACATGGGGTATGCGTTCCGCCGGCGCAAGGGCTGGCACCTGGACGGGCGCGCCCTGACTCCCAACGACGATATCCTCGACATGCTGAACCTTTTCTTCGATCACGGGGCCGATCCCAACAACGCCAACTGGCACGGCGTCACCTACCTGCACAAACTGGCGGTGATCGGCGACGTGGAGAAATCCGCCCTGCTGCTGGACCGGGGCGCATCCATCGAGGCCGTGGACGACGAGTGGCGCTCCACCCCGCTGGGATGGGCCGCGCGCTGGGGAAACCGGGAACTTGCAGCGTTCCTGCTGGAGCGGGGTGCGGATCCCCGGGGCGGCGGCGCGGAATGGGCGACACCCCTTGCCCGGGCGGAGAAGGCCGGGCACCAGGATATCGTCGAGATGTTGAAATAGCACAGCATACCAACAAAGAGTAACTGGCAATGCCGCAGACCGAATGCCTGGCCGGAGATCACGCACTGGGCGAGGCGATTGTGCGCAATGACCCGGCCGCCGTCGAAACGGCGATGACCACCAGGCCCGAACTGGTGGAAGCGCCCTGCAGGTGGATCGATCGTCGAGGCAGGGAGCGGCCGGTCAAGCCCCTGGTGCTGGCCGACATGCTGGCGCGGGTTGACCTGACGAAGCGACTGCTGCGGGCCGGCGCCGACGTCCATGACCTGGATGCCTCGCTCTTCGGCTGTTGCGAGGGACACGACCTGAAACACCTGCGGCGGCTGCTGGACCTCGGCGTCAACCCGAACGACGCGTGTAACGAAGGGTGGGACTGCGACGTGCTGTACGGCTTCCTGCAGACCTACACCCGGTCGGCACCCGATCATCTCCACGCCTGTATCAACCTGCTGATCGACCATGGCGCCGCCTTTGACGACGGTCCGGTCATGGACATACACCGGGGAGACCTGGATGCCTTGGCGGCTCGCCTCGCATCGGACAAACGACTCGTTTCGGAGCGTTTTTCGCTCGATTACGGCAATCATCTTACCCTACGGGGTAGTACGCTGCTCCACGTGGCCGTGGAGTTTCATGAACTGGAGGCGATTGCCCTGTTGCTTGATCATGGGGCCGATCTAGATGCCCGGACGTCTATCGGGCGAAACGGCGTGGGAGGCCAGACGCCCCTGTACCACGCCATCGGCACGAACCAGGGGACGGGTTATCACGTATTCGAACACCTGCTGGAACTGAAGCCCGACCTGGCTGTGGA
The DNA window shown above is from Gemmatimonadota bacterium and carries:
- a CDS encoding DNA polymerase II, whose product is MSNAQPHNSAGGAAADPAKAASAPGGEAAAPARETAADEVGYLLHVFHRAENGRDVICGVGKLHNGQTFQFMDDRVSPTLYVRVSEQSEFDARLRSDGISARVVPSEYTTMDGEPVAGIQFGRVRDQRNLVKSLEVQQTRTYEGDIPFARQYLIGRGLRGGVRISGAWTSGDLVDRVYANPELEPEYWEPAFSVLALDIETDPEATTIYAVGLVLSGTDGGMDSEEIHMVGEPAAGDPSHLVCWPDEASMLRGLSSRVLEMDPDLITGWNLVDFDLQVLQRRFRDLNVPFQLGRTDDTSWYRSGEVWGGSTMVIHGRQILDALHLLRGTLQRFEDYRLDTVANAILGRGKLLEDDEGSSRAEKITEVYREDRATFCAYCLEDARLVLDILEAEGLINLTLRRGLLTGLPLERAWVSVAAFDNIYINALHQRGMVAPTTGVDRTPGAGAPGGLIIPAKAGLYRNVFVFDFKSLYPSIIRTFNIDPLAHIEGQEGGFLEAPNGARFSRTPGILPSMLEQFFKRREEARTTGDELASFTYKIVMNSFYGVLASASCRFAAPQLAGAITEFGHYILKWCRDELEKDGYEVLYGDTDSVFVDLDPADSSESDRATDMGRKVCDRINARLAAHVRERYGVASYLELELEKCYHRFLLPSMRGDIERGRAKGYAGLRHETDGDRVEIVGMEAVRRDWTDLAHRLQGVLLDRVFHDVPGAEIEEEIYHWVQEVRSGRRDELLVYRKNLRKPVESYTRSVPPHVKAARLMDNPTGVIRYVITLDGPQPEGRITAPIDYGHYVEKQIRPIVTTVAHAYELDVEAALSGRLSLFGNALNTPQYESGRPEVPS
- a CDS encoding nucleotidyltransferase domain-containing protein, which translates into the protein METTPSTVERKFESALASFVSKAREDRHILAAILFGSLSADRVWEKSDIDLIVVTRDDKDLFRRDSRDDDEVSEGAALLENDVYIHVFMQPRSAFRKMIEGGLQSSFMHSALARSRLLFTHDETIRELYDGIQALHARDRQVQLMHAASHVIPTLYKAEKWFHVRHDLHYAFLYIMLCVSSLAKIEVFMHGQLAGREVIQQAMELNPGFFKTVYSDLIDQPKTEVLVGEALGLIDAYLVERLPSLFQPILDYLAEEGSARSVTEIETYFDNQMNLRGVTTVCEWLADKDVISRVSSPLRLTLKSNVEYEELGFYYYRG
- the uvrA gene encoding excinuclease ABC subunit UvrA; this encodes MSEIPVRPRTSAGPRTTILVQGAREHNLRDITVELPRNRLIVVTGLSGSGKSSLAFDTIYAEGQRRYMESLSSYARRFIQQVGKPDVDYLFGLSPVISIEQKTVARNPRSTVGTMTDVSSYLNLLFATISRAGCPYCGRDLPIKTAVQILDELLSLPEGTEVELRAPVSRIYGEDLDFLFAEIRKKGYRRMVINDTTVDISGEVDVDESGDLRMEVIVDRFVLKPGVEKQLVKGIQDALVAGDQFLRIHVAACGRKRDAERFYASFGCREHHIAVGDLAPDYFQFNNPTSACRTCLGLGTYMVVHRDLLVPDKSLSIRDGCFVKDAFNYKPDTWSGRVMYSLSVHMGFSLDTPFRALPTPVQDVLFDGTPEKFPLLAPPDAKEPDHKLLGKPWGFGGIGKGIERNYKRYRQKQVASSGMEAWLEKVMVERVCPDCKGSRLKETRHLFRINGRTVHDFGEVNFDELRAELEAIEPTGRQELAGRQVIREITGRLDLLLGIGLDYLNFNRRAGTLSGGEAQRIRLSTQIGSGLMGMLYVLDEPSIGLHPRDNVKMIRTLRQLRDLGNTVIVVEHDEETIRAADHIVEMGPGPGVHGGEVVVQGNLDDILHCAASPTGQYLSGARTIETPQARRGPTGKKLRIMGARENNLNDIDVEIPLGQFVCVTGASGSGKSTLINEVLFKKLYNQLYDSRVLAGDHDLLEGVEHIKHVINIDQSPIGRNARSNPATYIGFYDQIRTLFSKTDEAVSRGYRPGRFSFNVAEGRCAECNGEGTITTQLYFMPDVEVPCEACKGARYNSETLEVTYRGKTIADVLNMSVEEGVTFFEERPSIAKKIGTLDQLGLGYLTLGQSATTLSGGEAQRIKLASELGKLRRGSHILYILDEPTTGLHLADIVHLLSSLNRLIEAGHSVVVIEHHLDVIKTADHIIDLGPEGGHSGGEVIATGTPEEVAGIDASYTGRFLRDHLSHVQRATA